In the Gopherus evgoodei ecotype Sinaloan lineage unplaced genomic scaffold, rGopEvg1_v1.p scaffold_345_arrow_ctg1, whole genome shotgun sequence genome, GgcagatggggggcaggagggaggtgggggtgggcagggtggtggggagcaggggggacagacagaggggcagggctggggcggatggggggcaggagggaggtgggggcgggcagggtggtgggcagcagaggaggggggacagacagaggggcagggctggggcggatggggggcaggagggaggtgggggcgggCAGGGTGGTGGGCAGCAGAGGAGGGGGGACAGATGGAGGAACAGGGTGGGgcggatggggggcaggagggaggtgggggcgggcagggtggtggggagcaggggggacagacagaggggcagggctggggcggatggggggcaggagggaggtgggggcaggcagggtggtGGGCAGCAGAGGAGGGGGGACAGATGGAGGAAcagggtggggtggatggggggcaggagggaggtgggggtgggcagggtggTGGGGACCAGAGGGGGGGGGGACAGATGGAGGAACAGGGTGGGgcagatggggggcaggagggaggtagGGGTGGGCAGGGTGGTGGGGACCAGAGGGGGGGGGACAGATGGAGGAACAGGGTGGGGtagatggggggcaggagggaggtgggggcgggcagggtggtggggagcaggggggacagATGGAGGAACAGGGTGGGGtagatggggggcaggagggaggtgggggtgggcagggtggtggggagcagaggagggggagggacagaCAGAGGGCAGGGATGAGgcggatggggggcaggagggaggtgggggtgggcagggtggtggggagcaggggggagagacagaggggcagggatgaggcggatggggggcaggagggaggtgggggcgaGCGGGGTGGTGGGGAGTAGAGGggacagatgggggcagggctggggcggatggggggcaggagggaggtgggggcgggcagggtggtggggagcagaggaggggggacagacagaggggcagggctggggcggatgagggcaggagggaggtgggggcgggcagggtggtggggagcagagggggggaGACAGGGGGAGGCGcatggcaggggttgggggtctctCAGGGGGGCCATTCTGCCCCCCCAGGGCCAGCCCCATTCAGCCTCGCGCCTCCCCCCAGGATTACGTCTCCAGCTTCTCCACCTACCTCTTCGGGGACCAGGCACACCCAGGCGCAGAGGATCATGGGAAAAGCGGGGAGACTGACTCCCCCAACCACCGCAAGGGGGTGTCAACAGGAGGATATGGGGAAAGAGACCCAGAGCATTATGGGTaatgagagggggtgggggctgggcacacGGGGACACCTCACCCAGCACCGGGACCCCAGTGTCCCGGGATCCCAGGCCCgacgcggggggggaggggaatggggcatcctggggtcccagccccagtgctgggggaggggaagggggcgtCCCGAGGTCCCAGCCCCAGCGCTGCGGGACCGGGGGGAGTGGGGTGTCCCGGGGTCCCTGTGCAGGGTGAGGGGTCCCAGCCCCGGCGCTaggcaggaggggagtggggcgtCCCGGGGTCCCAGCCCCAGCGCTGTGGGACCGGGGGGAGTGGGGTCCCAGCCGGGGTCCCTGTGCAGGGtgaggggtcccagccctggcgctaggcaggaggggagtggggcgtCCCGgggtcccagctggggtccctgtGCAGGGtgaggggtcccagccccagcGCTGTGGGACCGGGGGGAGTGGGGTGTCCCGGGGTCCCTGTGCAGGGtgaggggtcccagccctggcgctaggcaggaggggagtggggcgtCCCGGGGTCCCAGCCGGGGTCCCTGCGCACCCCCCttctcaaggcaggaccaatccccggacagatttttgccccagatccctgagtggccccctcacccccctggctttagcaggccaatgctccaagCACGGAGCGATCGCCCCCCCCGCAGGACTGCGGTGTTGGCCGGAGATgatgtcacggactcacagatcgtggcCACTCCTGCCCCCATGGGGTCCGTGGGGGGTGTccctttcagtgcgacagcccttctcggggggtcccctctcggggtcaggcccctccacctcctggagccgcacctctctgagccgcAGCACGTCCGTCTCTGCCGTGGGTCcccccagggagtcccctcgctctgggccccctgggcctcctcacccccaaagggGATAATTCCCACCCCCCTTCGCTAGCCCccagcgactctcagccagcgtaacgcaggagggtttattgagggttgaacccagcacaggaaactctccagcctctggcctggcctccctcagcccagcacatcccagtccccctgcagccaggggggctctgcctgctccccctctccagccctgagcccccctgcttcccagctgggcctccgatatccccggccccaagccccctctgtccattggcttctctccagggaaacagggtcgtaaacaggcaggcctgggtctcctcccctctcagccccactctggcccctctggccggagccggctggtcaggtcaccggggtcctctccccgcagcccattgtcccccactggccagaaccggctgccatgcctgagctgggtctccgggtcACCAGGTCAGCAGTccctggggtctccatcctcccgGCCATCAGCTGGGGTCTGAaggtccctctcccctcccctcgttaaaccagtaacacccggggacgCTGAGTCCCACCCCCCTGCATGCAACCCTCTGGAAAACACGGAAAAACCAAGAAaaccccccacttcatcacagatcctgtagtggatctattccctgggacaaaagctggttcccccctggaggcgattcccctctctgatcagctgaccccgggccagcacgctgagatcagaggggtgctgcatctgtaccgacagctgttttccaaccagcctggacgcactaatttgactgtccaccgggtggagaccaggtcacatccccctataagatgctccccttttcgggtcactgggaaaactgcccaggatcctagaaagagaggtcagggacatgctggctttgggggtgatccagccgtcttccagcccttgggcctcgccagtggtgctggtccccaagaaggatgggtcaatccggttctgtgtggactatcgaaagctcaatgccatcaccgtatctgatgcctaccctatgcccaggcctgacgagctcctagacaagctgggaggtgctcggtacctcaccactatggatcttaccaaaggctactggcaagtgccgctggacgcagatgccaggctgaaatcggcctttatcacccctctggggctctatgagtttctgaccctgcccttcggcctcaagggagcaccggccaccttccagcgcctggtggatcagctactgagggggatggagagttttgccgtggcgtatattgacgacatctgcgtcttcagccagacctgggaggaccacatgtcccaggttaaacaagtcctggaccgactccgaaaggctgggttaacagtaaaggctgagaagtgcaaggtggggatggctgaagtatcttacctgggccatcgggtggggagcggctgcctgaagccggaaccagccaaggtggaggtgatcagagactggcctgctccccaaaccaaaaagcaggtccaggcctttattgggatggcggggtactatcgaaggttcgtgccccactttagtgccatagccggccccatcactgagctgtgcaagaaggggaagccagacaaggtgatctggactgaccagtgccaggaggctttccgggcgctgaaggaggctctggttagtggcccaattctggcaaacccagatttggacaaaccctttatggtgttcactgatgcctcagacacgggactgggggcagtgttaatgcaggaggatgaaaagggggagagacaccccatcgtgtacctgagtaagaagctgctaccccaggaacaaagctacgcggccatcgaggaggaatgcctggccatggtgtgggcccttaagaagctagagccatatctctttgggcgacacttcaccgtgtacaccgaccactctcccctgacctggctgcaccagatgagagGGGctaacgccaagctcctgaggtggagcctgctcctgcaggactatgacatggacgtggtccatgtgaagggaagtgccaacctgacagcggacgcgttgtcccggagagggggccctgaacttccccaggtcactgggcagagtgaccccgctcagttcagtctcgaaggggggagagatgtgatggagcagggagtggggcagattGACATGGGgatgttgcaggggagttttactgggactgtctgcactggtgctggaTGGTGGTGGGATATCGGGGGGGTGACTTCAGTGAGGGATGATACTTGACAGCCAGCACGTAAGCTGACCCCCCAGGGGGGGcaggtgacaccttctgccctggaagctggacaaaggcagaggaggggctggagagtttcagtttggagctggctggggaaatggagggggggTCAgacggggctctggcctccctggccccccagatggacctaactgagggatcctgttgtctgtgcctgcaagacctgtcctggcctgtgttcctgtcgactaaataaaccttctgctttactggctggctgagagtcccggtgaattgcaggaagtggggggtgcagggccctgactcccccacattaTGTGACATGccctcagcagccagccagccagccacagggtgcacatcccaccgctgccaccagttgtgaTGGAGTCACAGGCCTGGTCTCTGGAACTGCTCTGTGTGACGCTGGCCAGGACTCTAGGGGGGCCCGACACCCCTCAGGGCTCGCTGTCCAGGGGAAGGAGCCAGCTCAGCTATGGTGCTTCCTGGGTCCGACCTGAGCACCCAGCCCCCCGTTCAGCCCGTAAGCTCCCTGCAGCGAGTCCCCCTGGATGGGGCCCTGGGGCAGCCGgaggggccctgccccccactcagcAGCCAGCCGGGACTCCCAGCCAGTGTGTGACAGACGGGTCATTAGTCGACAGGAAGCCAGCGTAGGATAGGGCGTTAGCACCAGCAATGTCCATCTCGGGAGGGACCCCGGGCCTGGTGCCCCTGAAACGCCCCCTCTGAATCCCAAACAGCAGCCTGCCAgttccagctgcctggccccaggccccctgttCCCCTCCTTGGTCCTTTGTCACCTTCCTGGGCCTCCAGGTCACCAGCTCAGCACCGACACCCTGGCTGGTCCTTGCAGAGGAAGGGCCCAGCCATCGCCTGCCAGGTGACAGCGTCGGCCATTCTCTGTCCCAGGCAGCCAGTCGCAGTCACACCTGCCCGATGGGGGGCACTGCAACGATCACACACCCTCATCCCACCCCCAAACACTTGAGTAacacacaggggaaactgaggcacacactccagagaaaacaataagatgcttcccacttcatcacacacagcccctctggggcaggggtgagtgGCTGGGCACGCGGGGACGCCTTGCCCAGCCCTGGGACGCAGCCCCTctggggggagctgggcacacggggacccctggcccctctggggcagggggctgggcacacggggacccctcgcccagcccTGGGACGCAGCCCCTctggggggagctgggcacacggggacccctggcccctctggggcagggggctgggcacacagggacccctcgcccagcccTGGGACGCAGCCCctctggggggggctgggcacatggggacccctggcccctctggggcagggggctgggcacacggggacccctcgcccagcccTGGGACGCAGCCCCTctggggggagctgggca is a window encoding:
- the LOC115641275 gene encoding apolipoprotein B receptor-like; the encoded protein is MELLQRHLPGLHRVLRGALDYVSSFSTYLFGDQAHPGAEDHGKSGETDSPNHRKGVSTGGYGERDPEHYGEEALRRQHEDAGYPALQVRWGQVPG